A window of Castanea sativa cultivar Marrone di Chiusa Pesio chromosome 1, ASM4071231v1 contains these coding sequences:
- the LOC142608400 gene encoding pentatricopeptide repeat-containing protein At2g13600-like: MLPELIISLLHRCSKTKALRNGLSLHAAAFKTGLQSDTIITNHILNLYAKCGNLTFARQVFDEMPERNLVSWSAIISGSDQAGQHLMALDLFSKLRLVPNEYIFASAITACASLMALLHGQQVHAQALKFGYASISYVCNSLISMYMKCSQCSDALSVYDSTPQPNSVSFNALITGFVENNILEKGFEVFKRMHQLGFVLDRFTFVGVLEICIDLNDLITGMVLHAQAIKRELDSVPLIGNVIISMYSRFNLIDEAEKIFRLIEDKDVITWNTFISTCSHCVDHAKGLSVFREMANDCSVSPDDFTFASVLATCAGLASIHHGKQIHAYLIRTRLYQDVGVGNALVNIYAKCGFIKYAYNVFKKMLYCNILSWNSIIAGFGNHGLGGQALVLFEKMKAMGLKPDSVTYVGLLMACNHAGLVNEGKVLFNLMEETYGITPDIDHLSCLIDMLGRAGRLTEAEEYIKKFPFGHDPVILGSLLSACRLHGDVVIGERLARQLLKLQPMTSSPYVLLANLYASDEMWGDVAEARKMLKGSGLRKEPGHSLIEVKGSFEKFTIGDFSHLRIDDVKETLRTLNWVVGEDSLVI, encoded by the coding sequence ATGCTACCAGAACTCATTATTTCGCTGTTGCATCGATGCTCCAAAACCAAGGCATTACGAAATGGTCTTTCCCTTCATGCTGCTGCCTTCAAAACAGGTTTGCAATCTGATACAATCATAACCAACCATATCCTCAATCTTTATGCAAAGTGTGGCAACCTTACCTTTGCCCGTCAAGTGTTCGATGAAATGCCTGAAAGAAACCTCGTGTCTTGGTCAGCTATAATTTCTGGTTCTGACCAGGCCGGACAGCATTTGATGGCACTTGACCTATTTTCTAAACTACGTCTTGTGCCCAACGAATACATATTTGCCAGTGCTATCACTGCTTGTGCTAGCCTCATGGCTTTGTTACACGGACAACAAGTTCATGCTCAAGCACTGAAGTTTGGCTATGCATCCATCTCATATGTTTGCAACTCACTTATATCCATGTACATGAAATGCAGTCAATGTAGTGATGCTTTATCAGTCTATGATAGTACACCACAACCAAATTCAGTTTCCTTTAATGCTCTGATAACTGGGTTTGTAGAAAATAACATACTTGAAAAAGGGTTTGAAGTGTTCAAACGTATGCACCAACTGGGTTTTGTTCTAGATCGTTTTACTTTTGTGGGAGTTTTGGAGATTTGCATTGATTTAAATGATTTGATAACAGGAATGGTATTGCATGCCCAAGCAATCAAGCGTGAACTTGACTCTGTGCCTCTCATTGGCAATGTGATAATATCAATGTACTCAAGATTCAATTTGATAGATGAAGCGGAGAAGATCTTTAGATTAATTGAAGACAAAGATGTCATTACATGGAACACCTTTATTTCTACCTGTTCTCATTGTGTTGATCATGCAAAGGGCTTAAGTGTTTTCAGAGAGATGGCGAATGATTGTAGTGTAAGCCCTGACGACTTCACCTTTGCAAGCGTTCTTGCTACTTGTGCTGGTCTTGCTTCAATTCACCACGGCAAGCAGATTCATGCTTATCTAATTAGAACAAGGCTGTATCAAGATGTGGGTGTTGGCAATGCTCTAGTGAACATATACGCTAAATGTGGCTTCATTAAATATGCAtataatgtatttaaaaaaatgctcTATTGCAatattctttcatggaactccaTCATTGCTGGATTTGGAAATCATGGGCTTGGAGGACAGGCCCTAGTCCTTTTTGAGAAGATGAAGGCAATGGGGCTAAAGCCAGATTCTGTCACGTATGTTGGACTTCTAATGGCTTGCAATCATGCAGGGCTTGTGAACGAGGGTAAAgttctttttaatttgatgGAGGAAACTTATGGGATTACGCCTGATATAGATCATCTTTCGTGTCTTATTGATATGTTGGGACGGGCTGGAAGATTAACTGAGGCAGAAGAGTACATAAAGAAATTTCCTTTCGGCCATGATCCAGTTATTTTAGGGAGCTTGCTTTCAGCATGTCGCTTGCACGGGGATGTTGTAATTGGGGAGCGTTTGGCTAGACAGCTTCTAAAGCTTCAGCCCATGACTAGTTCACCATATGTTCTCTTGGCAAACTTGTATGCTTCTGATGAGATGTGGGGTGATGTTGCAGAAGCAAGGAAGATGTTGAAGGGTAGTGGATTGAGGAAAGAACCCGGCCATAGTCTGATTGAAGTTAAGGgaagttttgaaaaattcacAATAGGAGATTTTTCCCATTTAAGGATTGATGATGTAAAGGAAACTCTGAGAACTCTAAATTGGGTAGTGGGTGAAGATTCTTTGGTCATTTAA